Proteins encoded in a region of the Puniceibacterium sp. IMCC21224 genome:
- a CDS encoding 1-acyl-sn-glycerol-3-phosphate acyltransferase — protein MTAMVTLPLWLFVLILLFAVITFASHFLFPSVRWFLRRRMERVVARINTRLERPIQPFKLARRTDMIQRLCYDPEVAQAIVDHARETGVREDVAFEQAKAYAREIVPSFSATAYFGVAIRAARLLSNALFRVRLGHHDAEVLNVIDRDATVVFVMNHRSNMDYVLVTYLAADRSALSYAVGEWARVWPLSFLIKAMGAYFIRRKSRNALYRRVLARYVQMATRAGVTQAMFPEGGLSLDGALAPPRIGLLKYITNGVDLVARDVVFVPVALNYDRVFEDRILIAAGEAGTRRFRARISVVAGFALKQVWLWVTGRFHRFGYAAVSFGVPLSLRTEPQLVTDPDGLAQEIMQRIAVVVPVLPVPLVAYLLLERGPLDRAGLERAFGEALRLQKGAHVHLARHNRPYSVEVGLRALLERKMIEEVGGGYVAAQGQEVALRFYANSIRHLF, from the coding sequence ATGACGGCAATGGTGACCCTCCCGCTTTGGCTATTTGTGCTGATCCTTCTGTTTGCGGTCATCACCTTTGCCTCGCATTTTCTGTTTCCTTCGGTCCGCTGGTTTCTGCGGCGACGGATGGAGCGAGTTGTGGCGCGGATAAACACAAGGCTTGAGCGCCCGATTCAGCCATTCAAATTGGCGCGGCGCACCGACATGATCCAGCGACTGTGCTATGATCCCGAGGTGGCGCAGGCGATTGTCGACCACGCCCGCGAAACCGGGGTGCGCGAGGATGTCGCCTTTGAACAGGCCAAAGCCTATGCCCGCGAGATCGTGCCGTCATTCTCGGCCACCGCCTATTTTGGAGTTGCGATCCGCGCGGCGCGGCTGCTGTCGAACGCGCTTTTCCGTGTGCGGCTGGGCCATCACGACGCCGAAGTTCTGAACGTGATTGATCGGGACGCCACGGTAGTCTTTGTGATGAATCACCGCTCGAACATGGATTATGTGTTGGTCACCTATCTGGCGGCTGATCGGTCGGCGCTGTCCTATGCGGTTGGCGAATGGGCGCGGGTCTGGCCGTTATCGTTCCTTATCAAGGCGATGGGCGCCTATTTTATCCGCCGCAAGTCGCGCAACGCGCTCTATCGCCGGGTTCTGGCGCGTTATGTGCAGATGGCGACGCGCGCTGGTGTGACCCAGGCGATGTTCCCCGAAGGCGGGCTGAGCCTGGACGGTGCGCTGGCGCCGCCGCGGATCGGGCTACTGAAATACATCACAAACGGCGTGGATCTGGTGGCGCGCGATGTGGTGTTTGTCCCCGTCGCATTGAACTACGACCGTGTGTTCGAAGATCGAATTCTTATTGCAGCGGGAGAAGCCGGGACGCGGCGATTCCGGGCGCGGATCTCGGTTGTGGCGGGATTCGCTCTCAAGCAGGTCTGGCTGTGGGTAACGGGGCGGTTTCACCGTTTCGGGTATGCGGCGGTCAGCTTTGGCGTACCGTTGTCCCTGCGCACCGAGCCACAATTGGTCACGGATCCCGATGGGCTGGCGCAAGAGATCATGCAGCGGATTGCAGTTGTGGTGCCGGTGCTGCCGGTGCCGCTGGTTGCTTATTTGTTGCTTGAGCGAGGGCCGCTTGATCGGGCGGGGCTAGAGCGTGCCTTTGGCGAGGCGCTCCGGCTTCAGAAAGGGGCACATGTTCATCTGGCACGTCACAATCGCCCCTATTCGGTCGAGGTTGGCTTGCGGGCATTGCTGGAACGCAAGATGATTGAAGAGGTCGGTGGCGGCTATGTCGCGGCACAAGGCCAAGAGGTGGCCTTGCGATTCTACGCCAATTCAATCCGGCATTTGTTCTGA